One Sagittula stellata E-37 genomic window carries:
- a CDS encoding GNAT family N-acetyltransferase — protein MSHSPLSIDDGACRFRPATCAEADALADIRVAAMRPSLEAVGRFSPERARERFLKGFDPADTTVIEIGAEMAGFFVVRRRKDHLYLDHLYVEPAHQGRGLGRVVVAGLQASAEREGLPIRLMALNGSPANDFYKGCGFTLVSSDDLDTIYAWQAPPAK, from the coding sequence TTGTCCCACAGCCCCCTATCGATCGACGACGGAGCCTGCCGTTTCCGTCCAGCGACCTGCGCAGAAGCCGATGCTCTCGCCGACATCCGTGTCGCGGCCATGCGCCCGAGCCTGGAGGCCGTCGGGCGATTTTCGCCCGAGCGCGCCCGTGAGAGGTTCCTGAAAGGCTTCGATCCAGCGGACACGACAGTGATCGAGATCGGCGCAGAGATGGCCGGGTTCTTCGTCGTGCGGCGCCGGAAAGACCACCTCTACCTCGACCACCTCTACGTCGAACCCGCTCACCAGGGTCGGGGACTGGGGCGGGTGGTGGTTGCCGGCCTTCAGGCCAGCGCGGAACGGGAAGGGCTGCCGATCCGCCTGATGGCGCTGAACGGCAGCCCTGCAAACGACTTCTACAAAGGGTGCGGGTTTACGCTCGTGTCGTCCGACGACCTCGACACGATCTACGCATGGCAGGCACCGCCTGCCAAGTGA
- a CDS encoding 3-hydroxybutyrate dehydrogenase codes for MTDVLQDMKGKICIVTGAASGIGKAIAARYVASGAKVAIADIALDKAEAAAKELTDQGPGEAMGIDMDVTSEEAVNSGVAKVVDTWGTVDVLVSNAGVQIVHKLEDFPFDEWKKLLSIHLDGAFLTSKAVIPHMKKQGSGSIIFMGSVHSKEASPLKSAYVTAKHGLLGLARVISKEGGKDGVRANVICPGFVKTPLVEKQIPEQAKDLGISEEEVVSDVMLGETVDTEFTTVEDVAEIAHLFASFKTNALTGQSVVVSHGWYMN; via the coding sequence ATGACCGACGTACTTCAGGACATGAAAGGCAAGATCTGCATCGTCACCGGCGCCGCCTCCGGCATCGGCAAGGCCATCGCCGCGCGCTACGTCGCCTCCGGCGCGAAGGTCGCGATCGCCGACATCGCGCTCGACAAGGCAGAGGCAGCTGCAAAGGAACTGACAGACCAGGGGCCCGGCGAGGCGATGGGCATCGACATGGATGTCACCTCCGAAGAAGCCGTCAATTCCGGTGTCGCCAAGGTTGTCGACACATGGGGCACGGTGGATGTGCTGGTGTCCAACGCCGGCGTGCAGATTGTGCACAAGCTTGAGGACTTTCCGTTCGACGAATGGAAAAAGCTGCTGTCGATCCACCTCGACGGAGCTTTCCTGACCTCGAAGGCGGTGATCCCGCACATGAAGAAGCAGGGCTCCGGCTCCATCATCTTCATGGGGTCGGTACACTCGAAAGAGGCCTCGCCGCTGAAGTCCGCCTATGTCACGGCAAAACACGGGCTACTGGGGCTGGCACGGGTGATCTCGAAGGAAGGCGGCAAGGATGGCGTGCGGGCCAACGTGATCTGCCCCGGTTTCGTGAAGACACCGCTGGTGGAAAAACAGATCCCCGAACAGGCCAAGGATCTGGGCATTTCCGAAGAGGAAGTGGTCAGCGACGTGATGCTGGGCGAGACGGTGGACACCGAGTTCACCACGGTTGAGGACGTGGCGGAGATCGCGCATCTGTTTGCGTCCTTCAAGACCAACGCGCTGACCGGGCAGTCGGTCGTTGTCAGCCACGGCTGGTACATGAACTGA
- a CDS encoding patatin-like phospholipase family protein — protein MACTILLLQGGGALGAYQCGAAEALAEAGEAPDWVAGISIGAINAAILAGNAPDRRMTALRTFWERITARQLWAENVSGWLAPRWLNLCSAATIVQTGAPGFFVPRWPSAAMRLPGTPGARSFYDTAPLRETLLELVDFDLLNDGPMRISVGAVNVESGNMTWFDSADMRLTVDHIMASGALPPGFPAVEIDGAHYWDGGMVSNTPLQYVLDVQDGSDDLTIWQVDLWSARGQLPDSVWASESREKDIRFSSRTRMVTDMMRERHAMHQAARRLARRLPEAMRDDPDLRNLMNGERDPHIAIAHLIYRQLPTENGTKDFEFSRRSMEGHWQAGARDTQRTLGHADWQRRGQGQEMIEVFDLSDPDSHSGHGAASQGLAVPEGSSHVATQPLH, from the coding sequence TCCTTCTGCTGCAGGGCGGCGGCGCACTCGGGGCTTACCAGTGCGGTGCCGCCGAGGCGCTGGCAGAAGCTGGCGAAGCCCCCGACTGGGTGGCCGGCATCTCCATCGGCGCGATCAACGCCGCGATCCTGGCGGGCAACGCCCCCGACCGGCGCATGACGGCGCTCCGAACCTTCTGGGAGCGGATCACGGCCCGGCAGCTCTGGGCCGAAAACGTCTCGGGCTGGCTGGCGCCGCGTTGGCTGAACCTGTGTTCGGCGGCGACCATCGTGCAGACCGGCGCGCCGGGGTTCTTCGTGCCGCGCTGGCCGTCGGCGGCGATGCGCCTGCCGGGAACGCCGGGTGCGCGCAGTTTCTACGACACCGCGCCGCTGCGCGAGACGTTGCTGGAACTGGTGGATTTCGACCTGCTGAACGACGGGCCGATGCGGATCAGCGTGGGTGCGGTGAACGTGGAGAGCGGTAACATGACCTGGTTCGACAGCGCGGACATGCGGCTGACGGTGGATCATATCATGGCGTCCGGCGCACTGCCCCCGGGTTTCCCGGCGGTCGAGATCGACGGTGCGCACTATTGGGACGGCGGCATGGTATCGAATACGCCGCTGCAATACGTGCTGGACGTGCAGGACGGGTCGGACGACCTGACGATCTGGCAGGTGGATCTGTGGTCTGCGCGGGGGCAGTTGCCCGACAGTGTCTGGGCGTCGGAAAGCCGCGAGAAGGACATTCGCTTCTCGTCGCGCACGCGCATGGTGACCGACATGATGCGGGAACGGCACGCGATGCATCAGGCCGCGCGGCGTCTGGCGCGGCGTCTGCCGGAGGCGATGCGCGACGATCCGGACTTGCGGAACCTGATGAACGGCGAACGCGACCCGCATATCGCCATTGCGCACCTGATCTATCGCCAGCTTCCGACTGAGAACGGCACGAAGGACTTCGAGTTCTCACGCCGTTCGATGGAAGGGCACTGGCAGGCGGGCGCGCGGGACACGCAGCGCACGCTCGGCCACGCGGACTGGCAGCGGCGGGGGCAGGGCCAGGAGATGATCGAGGTTTTCGACCTGTCCGACCCGGACAGCCACAGCGGCCATGGCGCGGCCTCGCAGGGCTTGGCCGTGCCGGAGGGCAGTTCCCACGTCGCGACGCAACCTCTGCACTGA